The genome window GCGGTGCCGAAGGCACCGTCTACCGGCTGGTCACCACGACCCTGGACCCGCGGGCCGCACCGGCGGCCGAAATCGCCCTGCTATACGCCCAGAGGTGGGAGATCGAGACCACACTGGACGAGATCAAGACGCACCAGGGCGGGCCCCGCCTCGTCCTGCGCTCCCGGCACCCGGCCGGGGTCGAGCAGGAGATCTTCGGCTTCCTCCTCGTCCACCACGCGCTGCGCGGCCTGATTCACGAAGCCGCCCGGCACACCGGCCACGATCCCGACCGGATCTCCTTCACCCGCACCCTGTGCGTCGCCCGCCGCCACGTCACCGGCCAGGCGGCGTTTTCCCCCTCCCGACTCGCCCGGGCACTCACCGCGACCCTGCGTGAGATCCACGAACGGCTCCTGCCTCCACGGCGATTGCGCTCCAACCCCCGCGTGATCAAACGCAAAATGTCCAACTGGGCCCTCAAACGCCCCGAACACCACACACCACCACGACCCGAGGCCCCAACCGCCACGATCGCCGAACCCACGAAGACCACCTACACCCCCAGAAAGCCCTAAATCACTGGTATTGCTGCTAGCCCCCTAGATTCATGCCAGAACACGGTCGAGCGCCGCTCGCCCCGCGGGTCCCCATGTCGGCTTGCCGCCGGGCAGGCCCCGCTCCCCGGCCTGGCCAATGAGAATGAGGACGAGGCTCTTCAGGGCAGCCAACCCTCGTGCGCGCCGGATCGTCGCCTCGTCCGCGTGCGCGTACGCATCGAAGAACCGTGCAGTCGCCCCCGCGGGAAGGAACACCCACGCAGCCGCGAGATCGACTGCCGGATCGCCTGCGCACATGTCACCGAAGTTGATCACGCCCGAGAGCGTCCCGCCCGAGACGACGACATTCGCCGGGTGAAGGTCGCCGTGCAGCCATACCGGCGGGTCCTCCCAATCGGGAGCCGCAAGGGCCTCGTCCCAGACGTCCTGGATATTCCGGAGGTCAGCGGCAACACCTTCGGAGGCGACTTCCTCGAGTGCCTTTCCGAAAGTGTCCGTGCGCGTTTTGAGGGGAACGCCGCGATCCGGACTGACCAGTGCCTCGGCGGGCGCCTTCACATGGAGCGCCTTGAGGAAGCCCGCCAAAGTGTCGGGCGCGCGGTCCTGGCTGATTGGGGCGCGGTCGGCTGGTTCGCCGGGAACCCATGTCGCGATGGTCCATGGCCGCGGGAAGCGTGCGGAGGGTTCACCGATCCACATGGGGGTCGGGACCGGTAGTGGAAGGCACGGGGCCAGGGTGGGCAGCCACCGGTGCTCGTTGCGTAGCAGGGACGGTGCTCGCTCCGTGCGCGGCATGCGCACGGCCAACTCGTCCCCGAGGCGCTATAGCTGGTTGTCCCAACCGCCGACCACCTCACGCAGGTCCAACTCTGCAAGGTCCGGATGCTGCTCTCGCACCAGAGCGCGCACCAAGTTCTCATCGATCTCGAAGCTGTCCATGACCTCAGTCAACCATCGATGGCTCGGGAAGCCGGGCCTGATCAGCTGAGACAACATCCGGTATTCATCCAGCCAGGACCACATCACCCGAGATTCCCGGTATCCCGACGTCTCAACTGAACTGGTCGCCACACGTCAGCGGCCCGACGCCGAACCAGATCATTCAAGACGGGACACCCGCGCGGCCTACGAGCAGTACGCCCGGACGCTCCCGCGGTCGGCTGAGCCGATGCCCGACTGGGAGAGGGACAAGCAGCTCCACAGCACCTACGTGTCCGGGTCTGTCAAAGGAACGGTGTAACTCAGGTTGTTGGAGTTACTGACGGGCTGCGGAGAGGCGGCCGTCGAAGGTGATGTCGAAGGCGTTGAGTGCGGTCTTCCAGCGCATGGTCCAGCGGGCCTGGCCCTTGCCGGTGTGGTCCAGGGACATGATCGCCATGTAGACGCACTTCATCGCGGCCTGCTCGTTGGGGAAGTGGCCGCGGGCCTTGACCGCCCGGCGGATCCTGGCGTTCACGGACTCGATCGCGTTCGTCGTGCACACGATGCGGCGGATCTCGGTGTCGAAGCGGAGGAACGGGGTGAACTCTTCCCACGCGTTCTCCCAGAGCCGCACGATCGCCGGATACTTCCGGCCCCAGGCGTCGGCGAACTCGGCGAACCGCTCGAGGGCGGCCTCCTCAGTCGCCGCGGTGTAGACGGGCTTGAGGAGTTTGGCGATCTTGTCCCAGTCCTGGCGGGCGGCATAGCGGAAGGAGTTCCGCAGCAGGTGGAGCCGTACGGAAACAAGGTGTTGTCTCCGACTGGGTGTCTCGTTGACCTGGTATGGCGATTTCGGAGGGGATGCGCGGTCAACTCGCCGTGCGGTTCGAGGTGTTGTTGCCGCATCTGGACGAGCGGCAGAGGCGTCTGCTGCTGGCTGCAGAGGCGAGGTTGCTGGGGCATGGCGGTGTCCGGACCGTCGCGCAGGTCGCAGGTGTGAGCGAAACCACGGTCCGCAGGGGTGTCTTCGAGCTGGAGGCGGGCGAGGCCCCGCCGGCCACAGGACGGACTCGCAGACCGGGTGGAGGTCGCAAGCGGGCCGAGGAGATCGATCCGGGGCTGCTGCCCGCGCTGTTGGCGCTGGTCGAGCCGGATGAGCGGGGTGATCCGATGTCGCCGCTGCGGTGGACGACGAAGTCGTTGCGGAACCTCGCAGACGAGCTGGCCTGTCAGGGTCATCCGGTCTCCGCGATGACGGTGGGGCGGCTACTCAAGGACAGCGGCTTCAGCCTCCAGGCCCAGGCCAAGACGTTGGAGGGCGAGCAACACCCGGACCGGGACGCCCAGTTTCGCTACATCAACGAGCAGGTCAAACGGCATCAGGCCGACGGTGAGCCGGTCATCAGCGTGGACACGAAGAAGAAGGAGATGATCGGCCAGCTGCCCAACCCGGGCCGGCAGTGGCGGCCGAAGGGCGACCCGGTCCGGGTCGATGACCACAGCTTCTTCTCCGGGCCGACCGGCGAGGCCGCCATCCCTTACGGCGTCTACGATCTTTCGGCAGACACCGGCTGGGTCAACGTCGGCACCGACCACGACACCTCCACGTTCGCGGTCGCCTCGATCCGCCGCTGGTGGCAGGTGCGGGGCCGACTGGACTATCCACGGGCCAGACGGCTGCTGATCACTGCGGACGCGGGCGGTTCCAACGGCTACCGCTACCGCGTCTGGAAGGCGGAGCTGGCCAAGTTCGCCGCCGAGACAGGTCTGGCCGTCACCGTCTGTCACTTTCCGCCAGCTACTTCGAAGTGGAACAAGATCGAGCACCGGCTGTTCTCCCACATCACGATGAACTGGCGGGGCCGCCCGCTGACCAGCTATGAAGTCGTCGTCAACGCCATCGCCTCGACCCGGACCCGCAGCGGGCTGCGGGTCGAAGCCGAACTCGACACCGGCCGCTACCCCCTGGGGCTCGCGATCAGCAAGGCCCAGTTGAGGAGGCTGCCGATCGAGTACCACGACACGCACGGCACCTGGAACTACACCGTCCGCCCCGACGGCCCCCTCGATGAGGAGCCCGTGCAGGCCACCGACCGGGAGAAGGCCCGTCGACGTGTCCTCGACCTGCTGGCCGAGCCGGCCCTGACCGGGCTGAGCCGCGAGGAACTCACAGCCCTGACCGCGAAGATCACACCCGAGCTGGGCTCTCTGCGCGAGGACCGCCTGCACCGCAAGCGCGGCGGGCCGCGCCGCCATGCGGCCGGAGACAACAAGCGCCCGGTCCTCACCCCCGCGGACCGTGTCCTACTGAGCGTGATCTACCTGCGGCACGTGTGCTCGCAGAACCTGCTGGCCGAGATGCTGGGCCTGTGTCAGCGCACGATCGGCCCCTCGGTCAAGGAAGTGCGACGGCTCCTCCAGGAACACGGCATCTCCCTCACGCCCACCACCCTGTGCTTCTCAAGCGGCCAGGAGATCGAGGATTTCGTACGCACCGGGGCCCCGGTCACCGCCCGGCTCCAGCGCACGCATCGCCTGGCCGACCCGGCCCTGACCGGGATGGAACGCAGTGACCTCGCCTCCCTCATCGACCAACTCTCCCTCCAGCAAGCCGCTTTGATCGAGCGGCGTCGACACCAGCAGCGGGGCGGCCCACGCCAGCCCGGCACCCGCGGAGGCGTCTTCCGGCAGAAGATCACCGACGCCGAACGCCTCCTGGCCGCCGTCCTCTATCAGCGCAAGCTCGGC of Streptomyces sp. NBC_01363 contains these proteins:
- a CDS encoding ISAzo13 family transposase; the protein is MAISEGMRGQLAVRFEVLLPHLDERQRRLLLAAEARLLGHGGVRTVAQVAGVSETTVRRGVFELEAGEAPPATGRTRRPGGGRKRAEEIDPGLLPALLALVEPDERGDPMSPLRWTTKSLRNLADELACQGHPVSAMTVGRLLKDSGFSLQAQAKTLEGEQHPDRDAQFRYINEQVKRHQADGEPVISVDTKKKEMIGQLPNPGRQWRPKGDPVRVDDHSFFSGPTGEAAIPYGVYDLSADTGWVNVGTDHDTSTFAVASIRRWWQVRGRLDYPRARRLLITADAGGSNGYRYRVWKAELAKFAAETGLAVTVCHFPPATSKWNKIEHRLFSHITMNWRGRPLTSYEVVVNAIASTRTRSGLRVEAELDTGRYPLGLAISKAQLRRLPIEYHDTHGTWNYTVRPDGPLDEEPVQATDREKARRRVLDLLAEPALTGLSREELTALTAKITPELGSLREDRLHRKRGGPRRHAAGDNKRPVLTPADRVLLSVIYLRHVCSQNLLAEMLGLCQRTIGPSVKEVRRLLQEHGISLTPTTLCFSSGQEIEDFVRTGAPVTARLQRTHRLADPALTGMERSDLASLIDQLSLQQAALIERRRHQQRGGPRQPGTRGGVFRQKITDAERLLAAVLYQRKLGTRQVLADAFGVSLGTLNNALADAQPVLHEAGITLPPGPTRFTTGAELLASVDSDTPTS